The nucleotide sequence AGGTCTCGATGGCGCGTCGCAAGCAGAAATTGTCTGCCGATGACAAGCATCTCTTTAACGAAATCTACGACACCAGCGCCGACAAACGCCGTAAATTTATTTCGAAGAATGAAGATAAGTGAGTAATTCTTAAGGCAATAGAGAATCAGGAAAATCGCGATTATGTCGATAAGTATTTATGAAGGGAACTCTGGCCGGATTCATTTTTAACAGAGCTACAGGAGTGTTGGATGCCAGAATTGCGCAAAGATCCCATTATTGGACGATGGGTAATCATATCAACGGAACGTGGAAAACGTCCCTCGGACTTTACAACTCAGCCCAAGCAGAAAGACAACAAAACCTGCCCCTTTTGTTATGGTAACGAGCACCTGACGCCACCGGAGGTCTATGCTTTGCGGGAGGAGGGCAGTAAGCCCAATCAGCCCGGGTGGAAACTGCGGGTGATACCCAACAAGTATCCGGCCCTGATTATCGAAGGTGAACTCAACCGCGAGGGTGAGGGGATGTTCGACCGCATGAACGGGGTCGGCGCTCACGAGGTGATTATCGAATCACCGGACCATATGAAGGATCTGGCTGATTTGGACTCCCGCCAGATCGAGGAAGTCATACGGGCTTTTATATTGCGCATGAAGGATTTGCGCAATGACGTCCGTTTTCGGTATTGCCTGGTGTTTAAAAACCATGGCGAAGCGGCCGGCGCTTCCCTGGAACACACTCACAGTCAGTTGATAGCCA is from Candidatus Zixiibacteriota bacterium and encodes:
- the galT gene encoding galactose-1-phosphate uridylyltransferase; this translates as MPELRKDPIIGRWVIISTERGKRPSDFTTQPKQKDNKTCPFCYGNEHLTPPEVYALREEGSKPNQPGWKLRVIPNKYPALIIEGELNREGEGMFDRMNGVGAHEVIIESPDHMKDLADLDSRQIEEVIRAFILRMKDLRNDVRFRYCLVFKNHGEAAGASLEHTHSQLIATPIVPKAVTEEMKGSKLYFDFKERCIYCDIIRQELLTNTRLVGQNEHVVAIEPFAPRFPFETWILPRNHIHRFEESDEDTLISLASILKQTLLRLRSALNDPPFNFIIHTGPWVEGNKLHYHWHMEIFPKLTRVAGFEWGTGFYINPTPPEEAARYLNEIEV